In Myxocyprinus asiaticus isolate MX2 ecotype Aquarium Trade chromosome 16, UBuf_Myxa_2, whole genome shotgun sequence, a single window of DNA contains:
- the LOC127453617 gene encoding C-C chemokine receptor type 5-like translates to MHSSNTSGSIMNSSDFLLRTWMVTIDTLHLNSTSPSVNRTLDDELHTEAQYDYYGYYESMDPSAFSPCDYGNHATSILPMLYSLFFVVGFLGNMLVVWVLLMGVKMRSMTDICLLNLALADLLLVSSLPFLAHYARDQWIFGGFMCTMVLSAYHVGFYSGIFFIVLMSIDRYLAVVHAVFALRVRTRTYGILASVVIWIIAVSASFPELMYLKISYYNKTEKHCTAYPTDDTNSNHSSKTLGIFKMNILGLIIPLIVTGFCYSMILNRLLTARSSRKQAMRLVIMVMVVYFICWAPYNVAAFVKAFELKELIGHSCENSKRITLSLQFTEAVAYSHSCLNPILYVFVGEKFRRHLFRLLYKTPCSRLQFMKSYFTQATGSVYSQTTGVEEKATTAV, encoded by the exons ATGCACAG TTCTAATACCTCTGGTTCGATTATGAATTCTTCTGATTTCCTGCTGAG GACATGGATGGTAACCATCGATACCCTACACCTGAATAGTACATCACCCAG TGTGAATAGGACATTAGATGATGAACTACATACTGAAGCACAATATGACTATTATGGCTACTATGAAAGTATGGATCCATCAGCGTTCTCTCCCTGTGATTATGGAAATCATGCAACAAGCATCCTCCCCATGTTATACTCCCTGTTTTTCGTGGTGGGTTTTCTGGGTAACATGCTGGTGGTCTGGGTGCTCTTGATGGGTGTGAAGATGAGAAGCATGACAGACATCTGTCTCCTGAACCTGGCTTTAGCTGACCTGCTGCTGGTCTCCTCCCTCCCTTTCCTGGCACATTATGCAAGAGACCAATGGATCTTTGGAGGGTTCATGTGCACTATGGTCCTCAGCGCCTACCACGTTGGATTCTACAGTGGGATTTTCTTCATTGTACTCATGAGTATTGATAGATACTTAGCTGTAGTTCATGCTGTGTTTGCTTTGAGAGTAAGAACCAGAACATATGGGATCTTAGCCAGTGTGGTCATCTGGATCATTGCTGTTTCAGCATCCTTTCCAGAGCTGATGTACCTGAAAATCAGTTAttacaataaaacagaaaaacactGTACAGCTTATCCCACAGATGATACAAATTCTAACCATTCTTCAAAGACTTTGGGTATCTTTAAGATGAACATTTTAGGCTTAATTATCCCACTCATTGTAACTGGATTTTGTTACTCAATGATTCTGAACAGACTCCTCACAGCTCGCTCTTCCAGGAAGCAGGCTATGCGCCTTGTCATCATGGTGATGGTTGTCTACTTCATCTGTTGGGCTCCATACAATGTTGCAGCTTTTGTGAAAGCCTTTGAGCTTAAAGAACTCATTGGGCACTCATGTGAAAACAGCAAGAGAATCACTCTTAGTCTGCAGTTTACAGAGGCTGTGGCTTACTCACACAGCTGTCTGAATCCCATTCTCTATGTGTTTGTGGGAGAGAAGTTTAGAAGGCATCTGTTCAGACTTCTGTACAAGACACCCTGCAGCAGACTACAGTTCATGAAGAGTTACTTTACACAGGCCACAGGATCTGTTTATTCACAGACCACAGGTGTGGAGGAAAAAGCTACAACAGCAGTGTGA
- the si:cabz01093077.1 gene encoding C-C chemokine receptor type 4 isoform X1, which yields MHQVLTSVSVNISHQQFIMDDGHTERMDTTLNYEYEIEGLCTTEDSYLNLDLKAVIFFMVFALGLIGNITIIWVLLKVMHLKSMTNVCLLNLAISDLLMVLSLPFWALYAQGHYFRANAVCQAMAGGYQVGFYSGILFVTLMSVDRYLVIVHAVAVLGAKMLRYGVLVSVIIWVVSICAALPEAVFAAMVTEDNITNCQRVYPEGTARMWKLFRNFSENTVGVFISLPVIAYCYIRVLLVVQKTKNSKKVRAIKLIFAIVAMFVVFWVPYNVVVFLKTLQLFKILSSCEASHHINMAMDLTQTIALMHCCVNPVIYAFVGEKFRKSLTSVFSRYLLCVKVYQATSIHSKVSDNETSNTAL from the exons ATGCATCAAGTCTTAACAAGCGTAAGTGTCAATATCTCACATCAACAATTTATCATGGATGATGGGCATACAGAAAg AATGGATACAACACTGAACTATGAGTACGAAATCGAAGGCCTATGCACTACTGAAGATTCGTACCTAAACTTGGATTTAAAGGCTGTCATTTTCTTTATGGTCTTTGCGCTTGGCCTCATTGGAAATATCACTATCATATGGGTCCTCCTGAAAGTCATGCATCTGAAAAGCATGACCAATGTCTGCCTTCTGAATCTGGCAATATCAGACCTACTAATGGTCCTTTCTCTGCCTTTCTGGGCTCTCTATGCCCAGGGTCACTACTTTAGAGCCAATGCAGTATGTCAAGCTATGGCAGGTGGATACCAAGTGGGATTTTACAGTGGCATCCTGTTTGTGACCTTGATGAGCGTGGATCGCTATCTGGTTATCGTACATGCCGTGGCGGTGCTGGGTGCGAAGATGCTGCGCTATGGAGTTTTGGTGAGTGTCATTATATGGGTGGTTTCGATCTGTGCCGCCCTCCCCGAGGCAGTATTTGCAGCAATGGTCACGGAGGATAACATTACCAACTGCCAGAGAGTTTATCCTGAAGGCACCGCCCGGATGTGGAAGCTTTTCCGTAACTTTAGTGAAAATACAGTAGGGGTTTTCATTTCTTTGCCAGTTATAGCCTACTGCTACATTAGGGTCCTATTGGTTGTGCAGAAGACCAAAAACTCAAAAAAGGTTCGGGCTATAAAACTCATCTTtgccattgttgccatgtttgtgGTCTTCTGGGTGCCCTATAATGTGGTGGTGTTTCTGAAAACATTGCAGTTGTTTAAGATTCTAAGTAGCTGTGAAGCTTCACATCATATCAACATGGCCATGGACTTGACTCAGACAATCGCACTGATGCACTGCTGTGTAAATCCAGTGATTTATGCTTTTGTTGGAGAGAAGTTCCGGAAAAGCCTAACAAGCGTGTTTTCAAGATATCTTTTATGTGTGAAGGTCTACCAAGCAACATCTATTCATTCAAAAGTTTCAGACAATGAAACCTCCAACACGGCTTTGTAA
- the si:cabz01093077.1 gene encoding C-C chemokine receptor type 4 isoform X3 produces the protein MDTTLNYEYEIEGLCTTEDSYLNLDLKAVIFFMVFALGLIGNITIIWVLLKVMHLKSMTNVCLLNLAISDLLMVLSLPFWALYAQGHYFRANAVCQAMAGGYQVGFYSGILFVTLMSVDRYLVIVHAVAVLGAKMLRYGVLVSVIIWVVSICAALPEAVFAAMVTEDNITNCQRVYPEGTARMWKLFRNFSENTVGVFISLPVIAYCYIRVLLVVQKTKNSKKVRAIKLIFAIVAMFVVFWVPYNVVVFLKTLQLFKILSSCEASHHINMAMDLTQTIALMHCCVNPVIYAFVGEKFRKSLTSVFSRYLLCVKVYQATSIHSKVSDNETSNTAL, from the coding sequence ATGGATACAACACTGAACTATGAGTACGAAATCGAAGGCCTATGCACTACTGAAGATTCGTACCTAAACTTGGATTTAAAGGCTGTCATTTTCTTTATGGTCTTTGCGCTTGGCCTCATTGGAAATATCACTATCATATGGGTCCTCCTGAAAGTCATGCATCTGAAAAGCATGACCAATGTCTGCCTTCTGAATCTGGCAATATCAGACCTACTAATGGTCCTTTCTCTGCCTTTCTGGGCTCTCTATGCCCAGGGTCACTACTTTAGAGCCAATGCAGTATGTCAAGCTATGGCAGGTGGATACCAAGTGGGATTTTACAGTGGCATCCTGTTTGTGACCTTGATGAGCGTGGATCGCTATCTGGTTATCGTACATGCCGTGGCGGTGCTGGGTGCGAAGATGCTGCGCTATGGAGTTTTGGTGAGTGTCATTATATGGGTGGTTTCGATCTGTGCCGCCCTCCCCGAGGCAGTATTTGCAGCAATGGTCACGGAGGATAACATTACCAACTGCCAGAGAGTTTATCCTGAAGGCACCGCCCGGATGTGGAAGCTTTTCCGTAACTTTAGTGAAAATACAGTAGGGGTTTTCATTTCTTTGCCAGTTATAGCCTACTGCTACATTAGGGTCCTATTGGTTGTGCAGAAGACCAAAAACTCAAAAAAGGTTCGGGCTATAAAACTCATCTTtgccattgttgccatgtttgtgGTCTTCTGGGTGCCCTATAATGTGGTGGTGTTTCTGAAAACATTGCAGTTGTTTAAGATTCTAAGTAGCTGTGAAGCTTCACATCATATCAACATGGCCATGGACTTGACTCAGACAATCGCACTGATGCACTGCTGTGTAAATCCAGTGATTTATGCTTTTGTTGGAGAGAAGTTCCGGAAAAGCCTAACAAGCGTGTTTTCAAGATATCTTTTATGTGTGAAGGTCTACCAAGCAACATCTATTCATTCAAAAGTTTCAGACAATGAAACCTCCAACACGGCTTTGTAA
- the si:cabz01093077.1 gene encoding C-C chemokine receptor type 4 isoform X2, producing the protein MEIMDTTLNYEYEIEGLCTTEDSYLNLDLKAVIFFMVFALGLIGNITIIWVLLKVMHLKSMTNVCLLNLAISDLLMVLSLPFWALYAQGHYFRANAVCQAMAGGYQVGFYSGILFVTLMSVDRYLVIVHAVAVLGAKMLRYGVLVSVIIWVVSICAALPEAVFAAMVTEDNITNCQRVYPEGTARMWKLFRNFSENTVGVFISLPVIAYCYIRVLLVVQKTKNSKKVRAIKLIFAIVAMFVVFWVPYNVVVFLKTLQLFKILSSCEASHHINMAMDLTQTIALMHCCVNPVIYAFVGEKFRKSLTSVFSRYLLCVKVYQATSIHSKVSDNETSNTAL; encoded by the exons ATGGAAAT AATGGATACAACACTGAACTATGAGTACGAAATCGAAGGCCTATGCACTACTGAAGATTCGTACCTAAACTTGGATTTAAAGGCTGTCATTTTCTTTATGGTCTTTGCGCTTGGCCTCATTGGAAATATCACTATCATATGGGTCCTCCTGAAAGTCATGCATCTGAAAAGCATGACCAATGTCTGCCTTCTGAATCTGGCAATATCAGACCTACTAATGGTCCTTTCTCTGCCTTTCTGGGCTCTCTATGCCCAGGGTCACTACTTTAGAGCCAATGCAGTATGTCAAGCTATGGCAGGTGGATACCAAGTGGGATTTTACAGTGGCATCCTGTTTGTGACCTTGATGAGCGTGGATCGCTATCTGGTTATCGTACATGCCGTGGCGGTGCTGGGTGCGAAGATGCTGCGCTATGGAGTTTTGGTGAGTGTCATTATATGGGTGGTTTCGATCTGTGCCGCCCTCCCCGAGGCAGTATTTGCAGCAATGGTCACGGAGGATAACATTACCAACTGCCAGAGAGTTTATCCTGAAGGCACCGCCCGGATGTGGAAGCTTTTCCGTAACTTTAGTGAAAATACAGTAGGGGTTTTCATTTCTTTGCCAGTTATAGCCTACTGCTACATTAGGGTCCTATTGGTTGTGCAGAAGACCAAAAACTCAAAAAAGGTTCGGGCTATAAAACTCATCTTtgccattgttgccatgtttgtgGTCTTCTGGGTGCCCTATAATGTGGTGGTGTTTCTGAAAACATTGCAGTTGTTTAAGATTCTAAGTAGCTGTGAAGCTTCACATCATATCAACATGGCCATGGACTTGACTCAGACAATCGCACTGATGCACTGCTGTGTAAATCCAGTGATTTATGCTTTTGTTGGAGAGAAGTTCCGGAAAAGCCTAACAAGCGTGTTTTCAAGATATCTTTTATGTGTGAAGGTCTACCAAGCAACATCTATTCATTCAAAAGTTTCAGACAATGAAACCTCCAACACGGCTTTGTAA